In the genome of Terriglobales bacterium, the window ACGCAGCGAAATCGACCGAGGTTCCAAAAGAATTCGAAATAGCTCTGATTCACGATCTCGATAAAACCCGGGCGACCTCGCCGAGCGTAGGAAAAGGTCCAAGAGAGCGAGCCAGAGCGTCCGTCCCGGTATTATCCAACTAAGAATCAAGGCTAGAGATCCTTAGAACCCCGGTGGAAGGATCTTTAGTCGTCAGCGGAACAATCAATGCGGGTGTACCATATCGCCCGCAGGTTTTTTCTTTCCAAAACGGGAGAAATCCATGCCCAAAAACATCGTCATCTGCTGCGATGGCACCAGCAATGAGTTCAGCGCTGAGAATTCCAACGTCGTTAAGCTCTACCAAACGTTGGTTTGCAATCCGACACAGCTGTGTTATTACCATCCCGGAGTGGGCACGATGGGAGCTCGAAGCGCTCTCACTGCCATCGGCAAGTGGTGGACGAAGATCATCGGTCTCGCTTTCGGCTACGGTATCTCGGACAACATCGCCGACGCCTATCAGTTCCTAATGCGGAATTTTGAAACCGAAGACAAGGTGTACGTCTTCGGATTCAGTCGCGGCGCCTACACTGCCCGGGCTCTTTGCGGAATGCTACACATCGTCGGCCTGCTGACGCGGGGCAACGAAGGCTTGATCCCCTATGCCATCCGAATGATCAAAAGCAAGCAAATCGACTTCAAAGTTGCGGCCCACTTCAAAAGCACCTTCTCCCGCGAATGCAAGCCGCATTTCATTGGGGTGTGGGACACGGTCAGCTCCCTTGGCTGGATCTATAACGCCGTACGCTTCCCCTTCACGAACCTCGCCCGCAATAGCGACATCTCCGTCGTGCGGCATGCAGTCTCCATCGATGAGCGCCGCGCATTCTTCCGCCAAAACCTCTTCGGCGCGCCTAAGAATCCGACGCAGGACGTGAAGGAGGTCTGGTTCGCTGGAGTCCACTGCGATGTGGGTGGCGGCTACGTGGAAGAGCAGAGCCAACTCTCGAAAATCGCGTTGCGTTGGATACTCTGCGAAGCGGAGGCCGCTGGGCTTGCCGTAGACCCGAACCGCGAGGCGGACATTCTCGGCGCCAAGCCGCCAAACGTAGCGCCTGATCCCAATACCAAATACCAGCACGAGTCTCTAGAGAAATGGTGGTGGATAGCGGAAGTCTGGCCGAAGATCGCGTACCGATTGGGCGCTGACGGCACATGGCGCAAGACACTTCGCATCAATCTGGGACGGCGACGCTTTATTGCACCAGGAGTGCTTGTCCATGAATCTGTGGAGGCTCGACTCAGGAATCCCGATCTAGGCTACAAGCCCAGTAACTTGCCCGAGCAGCGGCAGGTCATCTATGACCGTTGTGTAACGACCACAACAGCCTCTGCGTGACTTAGCGGTCGTGTATGACAAAAGCTAGGAAGAAGACGTCCGCCAAAGCCTCTTGTCCCGTAAGAAACATGGCCGCAGCAATAACAAGGATAAATACAGGGGAGAATCGTTGCGAGCGGCTGAACCTTTTGAATTCTGCCCAAAATCTGAAAATTTTACTTGGGCTGAGGCATTTAACAGGGATTCTCGCTTTTTTCCTCCAAAGCCGCACATTCTCCTGCCCTTAGCGCTTTTTTGGCCGGATTGCGGCAACAATATCAGGGATTCCACAGGGATTTTTCTGTTCTGAAATGGAACTACCTTTCTTCGAGATGCGCGATTGTCTTCTGAAAATAATTCGAAATATGCATTCCGAAATTCGCTAGTGCTCATTTTTCCGACGCTTCTCAGGCGGCTTACTCCCTGCAAATCCTGTAGTTAGCGCGAACGCAGCTTTGCGCTCTCGCGCCATTTGTCTGCGAACGACGGATTTCTTACCGTCGTTCTGCAACTCCGCAAGTTGTTGATCCCATTTTGAAACCAAATGTTATGCGAGCGACGGACGAAGTTTGACTCTGCTTTCGAAATCGTGGTACCAAGAAAATAAGGTAGTGAAGATTTGGCGAAGGCGACAGGAGCGAACACAACCATGCGAAAGTACAAGGTCGGATACTGCCGGCCACCCAAGCATACGCAGTTCAAAAAGGGACAATCAGGCAATCCCGGCGGACGGCCAAAGGGCACTCTCAACGTAGCCACCGTTCTCGAAAACACGCTGAGACAAACGGTGGAGGTGACTGACGAGAAAACGAACGAGAAGAGAACGATCACCAAGCTGGAAGCAGCGATCCAGCGCCTTGTCGACAACGCTGTTGAGGGCGACAACTACGCCTTCCGCGTGCTGTCGGTTCTAACCCAAGTTCTCTACGAACCGGAAAAAGCTCCAACCAGCGCGGAACTCGAAGCGGCAGATCAAAAGGCTCTCGACATTCTGGTTCGGAGCTTTAATGCCGCGCAGTCTACGCAGAACTGATTTTTCACCACGGAGGAAAAAACCGGAATGAAACCACGAAGGACACGAAGGAAGGATTTAAATCGCAATTCCTTCGTGAACCTTCGTGTCCTTTGTGGTTAACTCTTGCCTCTCTGCGCGACTCGTCGTCCCGTTTGGGGAAACAATGAATCTCAATTCCGATCAATTGGATAGTCTCTTTCGCCGTAACTTCTATTCGTTTCTTATACGCAGCTTTGTCGAGTTGAATCCGGCGACTGAGGTTGCGGAGAACTGGCACATCGAGGTGATGGCGCAGGAACTCGAGCGCTGCCGGCTTGGCGAGATCAAGCGGCTGATCGTCAATCTGCCGCCGCGGTCGCTAAAGTCGCATTGCGCGTCGGTCGCATTGCCCGCCTGGATCATGGGACACAATCCGAGCGCGCAGATCATCTGCGCCAGCTACGCCCAGGACCTTGCCGACAAGCACGCCATCGATTGCCGCGCTCTCATGAACAGCGAGTTCTACCAGCGGCTCTTTCCCGCCACTCGACTGTCACCGGAGAAGCGGGCCGTAGGCGATTTTCTGACCACAGCGCGCGGATGCCGCAAGGCAACGTCGGTAGGCGGCGTGCTCACCGGACGCGGCGCCGACTTCATCATCATCGACGATCCGCTGCAGCCCGACAAAGCGCTCTCCGACACGCGCCGCAACGCCTGCAACGACTGGTATGACAACACGCTGGTCAGCCGCCTCAATCACAAACTCACCGGCTGCATCCTCATCGTGATGCAACGCCTGCACGAAGACGACCTTGTCGGGCACGTGCTCGAAACCGAGCGCCGCCAGGCAATCGACGTCGAACCGAAATGGAACGTCGTGCGCTTTGCGGCGATCGCCGACGAAGAGGAAACCCATGTAGTCCAACGCCTCGGCCAGACGTTTACATATACCCGTCGCGCCGGAGAGATCCTGCATCCCGAGCGCGAACCGCGCGAGATCCTCGACCAACTGCGCGAAACCCTGGGCGAGTACCACTTCGCCGGACAATACCAGCAGTCACCTGCTCCTCAGGGCGGCGGCATAGTAAAGCCCGCCTGGTTCAAGACCTACACCGAGTCCGAGCGTCCGCAGCAGTTCGACTGCATCTTCCAGAGTTGGGACACGGCCAACAAAGCCACGGAGCTGAGCGACTACAGCGTCTGCACCACCTGGGGAGTACTCAGAACCCCCGGCAGTACCGGAGCGGGGAGCAGCATGAGCTGGGGTATCAGCCGGGTCTATCTGCTCGACGTACTGCGCCTGAGACTGGACTATCCCGAACTGAAACGCATGGTGCGCGAGCACGCCGCACGCTGGAGCGCAAAGAACGTGCTGATCGAAGACAGAGCCTCGGGCACACAGCTTTGCCAGGAGCTGGTCCACGAAGGCATGCACTTTATCCAAAAATGCCAGCCGAAGAACGACAAGATCATGCGCATGCACACAGTCACAAGCACCATCAAGAACGGCTTCGTCTACCTGCCGGAGAAGGCTCCGTGGCTTGCCCAGTACGTGCACGAGCTGGCCACGTTCCCAAACGGGAAACACGACGACCAGGCCGACTCCACCTCACAAGCACTCGACTGGATGAAGAGCTTTCTCTTCGAGCCCGGGATCGTCCAATACTACCGCCGGGAGGCCGAGAAGCTGAAGACGGAGCAACAACAGACAGAACCGGACCCACCCCCGCGGCTTACCAGGGAGTGGTACTACCGCACACATGGAATGAGGTAGAAGCGGCTCCGGTGGCTCGCGTCGTGCGAAGTCTGGATTACGTTCCATCTGGAAGCTGTGAAAAAATTGATTTCCGAGATTTGGGCTAATCTGATCGCCGAAAAACTTT includes:
- a CDS encoding DUF2235 domain-containing protein; translation: MPKNIVICCDGTSNEFSAENSNVVKLYQTLVCNPTQLCYYHPGVGTMGARSALTAIGKWWTKIIGLAFGYGISDNIADAYQFLMRNFETEDKVYVFGFSRGAYTARALCGMLHIVGLLTRGNEGLIPYAIRMIKSKQIDFKVAAHFKSTFSRECKPHFIGVWDTVSSLGWIYNAVRFPFTNLARNSDISVVRHAVSIDERRAFFRQNLFGAPKNPTQDVKEVWFAGVHCDVGGGYVEEQSQLSKIALRWILCEAEAAGLAVDPNREADILGAKPPNVAPDPNTKYQHESLEKWWWIAEVWPKIAYRLGADGTWRKTLRINLGRRRFIAPGVLVHESVEARLRNPDLGYKPSNLPEQRQVIYDRCVTTTTASA
- a CDS encoding DUF5681 domain-containing protein, which codes for MRKYKVGYCRPPKHTQFKKGQSGNPGGRPKGTLNVATVLENTLRQTVEVTDEKTNEKRTITKLEAAIQRLVDNAVEGDNYAFRVLSVLTQVLYEPEKAPTSAELEAADQKALDILVRSFNAAQSTQN
- the terL gene encoding phage terminase large subunit codes for the protein MNLNSDQLDSLFRRNFYSFLIRSFVELNPATEVAENWHIEVMAQELERCRLGEIKRLIVNLPPRSLKSHCASVALPAWIMGHNPSAQIICASYAQDLADKHAIDCRALMNSEFYQRLFPATRLSPEKRAVGDFLTTARGCRKATSVGGVLTGRGADFIIIDDPLQPDKALSDTRRNACNDWYDNTLVSRLNHKLTGCILIVMQRLHEDDLVGHVLETERRQAIDVEPKWNVVRFAAIADEEETHVVQRLGQTFTYTRRAGEILHPEREPREILDQLRETLGEYHFAGQYQQSPAPQGGGIVKPAWFKTYTESERPQQFDCIFQSWDTANKATELSDYSVCTTWGVLRTPGSTGAGSSMSWGISRVYLLDVLRLRLDYPELKRMVREHAARWSAKNVLIEDRASGTQLCQELVHEGMHFIQKCQPKNDKIMRMHTVTSTIKNGFVYLPEKAPWLAQYVHELATFPNGKHDDQADSTSQALDWMKSFLFEPGIVQYYRREAEKLKTEQQQTEPDPPPRLTREWYYRTHGMR